In Deferribacterota bacterium, a genomic segment contains:
- the acpP gene encoding acyl carrier protein, producing MSEVQKNNIEEKVKSIIAEQLNIDIEDVKPESSFIEDLGADSLDTVELVMAFEDEFGIEIPDEEAEKIKTVADVVEAIKKYKSDK from the coding sequence ATGAGCGAAGTACAGAAAAACAACATTGAAGAAAAAGTAAAAAGTATTATTGCAGAACAATTGAACATTGATATTGAGGATGTTAAGCCAGAATCTTCTTTTATTGAGGATCTAGGTGCTGATTCACTTGATACTGTAGAATTAGTCATGGCTTTTGAAGACGAATTTGGCATAGAAATACCAGATGAAGAAGCTGAGAAGATCAAAACTGTTGCAGATGTAGTAGAAGCCATAAAAAAATATAAAAGTGATAAATAA
- the fabG gene encoding 3-oxoacyl-[acyl-carrier-protein] reductase, translated as MTSERKVVLVTGGSRGIGREIALNYGKQKYCVVVNYISNKDAAEEVAGKIKNLGGDSLAYSCDVSNEEDVKLMVRHIIEKYASIDILVNNAGITRDAIMLRLKENDWQDVIDVNLKGAFLASKYVSRYMMKKKYGYIINISSVVAYTGNIGQCNYIASKSGLIGLTRSMALELSSFGIRVNTVVPGFIKTDMTSKLSEDPKNKIFKNIPLGYIGEPKDISKVVEFLTSGNADYITGQAIHVNGGLYMN; from the coding sequence ATGACAAGTGAAAGAAAGGTAGTGCTAGTCACTGGTGGATCAAGAGGTATTGGAAGGGAGATTGCCCTTAATTATGGAAAGCAGAAATATTGTGTAGTTGTTAATTATATATCTAATAAAGATGCAGCAGAAGAGGTAGCTGGTAAAATAAAAAACTTAGGGGGAGATTCTCTTGCATATTCTTGTGATGTTTCAAATGAAGAAGATGTAAAGCTTATGGTTAGACATATAATCGAAAAATATGCTTCAATAGATATTTTAGTTAATAATGCAGGAATTACTAGAGATGCTATTATGTTAAGATTAAAAGAAAATGATTGGCAAGATGTTATTGATGTCAACCTGAAAGGAGCTTTCTTGGCTTCAAAATATGTTTCAAGATATATGATGAAAAAAAAATATGGCTACATCATAAACATATCAAGTGTAGTAGCTTATACTGGCAATATAGGTCAATGTAATTATATTGCAAGCAAAAGTGGCCTTATAGGGTTAACAAGATCCATGGCTTTAGAGCTATCATCCTTTGGGATAAGAGTAAACACTGTTGTTCCTGGTTTTATAAAAACAGATATGACATCGAAACTCTCAGAAGACCCAAAAAACAAAATTTTTAAAAATATACCCTTAGGTTATATCGGTGAACCAAAAGATATATCTAAAGTAGTGGAATTTTTAACATCAGGAAATGCGGATTATATTACAGGGCAGGCTATCCATGTAAATGGTGGGTTGTACATGAATTAA